GCTCCTCGCAGCTGTCCCAGTTTATGGACCAGAACAACCCGCTGTCGGAAGTGACCCACAAGCGTCGCGTCTCCGCGTTGGGCCCGGGTGGCCTGACCCGCGAGCGCGCCGGCTTCGAGGTGCGCGACGTGCACCCGACCCACTACGGCCGCGTGTGCCCGATTGAAACGCCGGAAGGTCCGAACATCGGCCTGATCAACTCGCTGGCTACCTACTCGCGCGCCAACCACTACGGTTTCCTCGAGAGCCCGTACCGCAAGGTGAAAGACGGCCAGGCGACCGACGAGATTGAATACCTGTCTGCGATCAATGAAGCCAATTACGTGATCGCCCAGGCGTCCGCGGCGATGGACGAAAACGACCGCTTTACCGACGAGCTGGTCAGCGTGCGTCACCACAACGAATTCAGCCTCAAGCCGCCGGCGGAAATCCAGTATATGGACGTGTCCGCCAAGCAGGTGGTGTCCGTGGCCGCGGCGATGATTCCGTTCCTGGAACACGATGACGCCAACCGCGCACTGATGGGCTCGAACATGCAGCGTCAGGCGGTGCCGACCCTGCGCGCCGACAAGCCGCTGGTGGGTACCGGCATGGAGCGCACCGTGGCGCGCGACTCCGGTGTCTGTGTGGTGGCCAAGCGTGGCGGTGTAATCGAGCGTGTCGACGCCAGCCGTGTGGTCGTGCGCGTGCGCGACGAAGAGGTGGAGACCGGTGATGCAGGTGTGGATATCTACAACCTGACCAAGTACACCCGCTCCAACCAGAACACTTGTATCAACCAGCGCCCGATCGTGAAGACCGGCGACATGGTAATGCGCGGTGATATTCTCGCCGACGGTCCCTCTGTAGACCTGGGCGAACTGGCCCTGGGCCAGAATATGCGCATCGCATTCATGCCCTGGAACGGCTACAACTTCGAGGACTCCATCCTGATCAGTGAGCGCGTGGTGCAGGAAGATCGCTTCACCACCATCCACATTCAGGAGCTGACCTGTATCGCCCGTGATACCAAGCTGGGCAGCGAGGAAATCACCGCGGATATCCCCAACGTGGGCGAATCGGCACTGAACAAGCTCGACGAGTCCGGCATCGTGTACATCGGTGCGGAAGTCGGCGCCGGCGATATTCTGGTGGGCAAGGTGACGCCGAAAGGTGAAGCCCAGCTGACACCGGAAGAAAAGCTGCTGCGTGCCATCTTCGGTGAGAAGGCGTCCGACGTGAAGGACACCTCCTTGCGTGCGCCGTCCGGCACCCGCGGTACCGTGATCGACGTGCAGGTCTTCACCCGCGACGGCCTGCAGAAAGACCAGCGCTCCATCGATATCGAGAAGGCGCAGCTGGACGAAGTCCGCAAGGACCTGAACGAAGAGTACCGCATCGTCGAAGGCGCGACCTTCGAGCGTCTGCAGGCGGCGCTGGATGGCCAGAAAGTGGCCGGTGGCAAAGGCGTCAAGAAAGGCGATGTGCTCTCCGCGGACGTGCTGGCCAACCTGCCGCGCGAAGACTGGTTCAAGCTGCGTATGGCCGAAGAGAGCCTGAACGAGCAGCTCGAGAAAGCCGAAGCGCAGCTCAAAGAGCGCCGCAAGCTGCTCGACGAAGCCTTCGAAGACAAGAAGAAGAAACTGGAGTCCGGCGACGATCTGGCGCCGGGCGTGCTGAAGATCGTCAAGGTTTACCTGGCGATCAAGCGCCGCATCCAGCCGGGTGACAAGATGGCCGGTCGCCACGGTAACAAGGGTGTGATCTCCGTGATCAAGCCGGTCGAGGATATGCCCTACGACGAAAACGGCGAGCCGGTGGACATCGTACTGAACCCGCTGGGTGTACCGTCGCGGATGAACGTGGGCCAGGTACTGGAAATGCACCTGGGTATGGCGGCCAAGGGCCTCGGCGTGAAGATCGACCGCATGCTCAAGGAGCAGCAGGAGATTGCCAAGGTGCGCGGCTTCCTCGGCGAGGTGTACAACAGCACTGGCGGCCGTGTGGAGGAGCTCGATCAGCTCACCGACCAGGAAGTCCTGGCGATGGCGGAAAACCTGCGCAAGGGTGTGCCGATGGCCACGCCGGTGTTCGATGGTGCCGACGAGCCGGAGATCAAGACGCTGCTGCGTCTGGCGGACATCCCCGATTCCGGCCAGATCACCCTGCACGACGGCCGCACCGGCGACGCGTTTGAGCGTCCGGTGACCGTGGGCTACATGTACATGCTGAAGCTGAACCACCTGGTGGACGACAAGATGCACGCGCGTTCCACCGGTTCCTACAGCCTGGTTACCCAGCAGCCGCTGGGTGGTAAGGCGCAGTTCGGTGGCCAGCGCTTCGGGGAGATGGAGGTCTGGGCTCTGGAAGCCTACGGTGCCGCCTACACCCTGCAGGAAATGCTCACGGTCAAGTCCGATGACGTGGAAGGCCGGACCAAAATGTACAAGAACATCGTGGATTCCGACCACCGCATGGAGCCGGGCATGCCCGAATCCTTCAACGTACTGGTCAAGGAGATCCGCTCGCTCGGCATGAACTTCGAGCTTGAGCACGAGTAAGAACGGTCCGTTGTTGGATTAAGTAGATAGAGACCGGCGGCCCTGTAGTAATCGGGTCGCCGGCCCACCCGGCGCAAAATGCTGTAAGCCGGGTTGACTACCCCCTAGTGGAGGAAAGGCCTTGAAAGATTTGTTAAACCTGGTGAAAGCCCAGGATCACCTGGAAGAGTTTGACGCTATCCGCATCGGTCTGGCTTCGCCGGACATGATCCGCTCCTGGTCTTACGGCGAAGTGAAAAAGCCCGAGACCATCAACTACCGTACCTTCAAGCCGGAGCGCGAGGGTCTGTTCTGCGCCAAGATCTTCGGTCCGGTGAAGGATTACGAGTGCCTGTGCGGCAAGTACAAGCGCATGAAGCACCGCGGCATCATCTGCGAAAAGTGCGGCGTTGAAGTCACCAAGGCCAAGGTGCGCCGCGAGCGCATGGGTCACATCGAACTGGCCAGCCCGGTTGCGCACATCTGGTTCCTGAAGTCGCTGCCGTCCCGTATCGGCCTGCTGCTGGACATGACCCTGCGCGATATCGAGCGCGTGCTGTATTTCGAATCCTACGTAGTGACCGATCCGGGTA
This region of Microbulbifer sp. SAOS-129_SWC genomic DNA includes:
- the rpoB gene encoding DNA-directed RNA polymerase subunit beta; the encoded protein is MAYSYTEKKRIRKDFGKLPKVMDVPFLLAIQLDSYRNFTQANKRPDERLDVGLQAAFKSVFPIVSYSGNAALEYVSYTLGKPAFDVKECTLRGVTYACPLRVRVRLIIYDKESANKSIKDIKEQEVYMGEIPLMTDNGTFIINGTERVIVSQLHRSPGVFFDHDKGKTHSSGKLLYAARVIPYRGSWLDFEFDPKDLVYVRIDRRRKLPATILLRALGYASQEMLEMFFETSTFELHDENVSLELIPSRLRGDVASFDIKDGKGKVIVEDGRRVTPRHIRQLEKAGVERLEAPLEYLHGRVLAHDIIDESTGEVAVECNSEITDEVIGKLRVLGVKKFETLYTNDLDCGPFVSDTLRADPSRTQLEALVEIYRMMRPGEPPTKESAESLFENLFFTDERYDLSAVGRMKFNRRLGREDETGSGTLSKEDIVDVLKTLIEIRNGNGMVDDIDHLGNRRVRSVGEMAENQFRVGLVRVERAVKERLSMAESEGLMPQDLINAKPVAAAVKEFFGSSQLSQFMDQNNPLSEVTHKRRVSALGPGGLTRERAGFEVRDVHPTHYGRVCPIETPEGPNIGLINSLATYSRANHYGFLESPYRKVKDGQATDEIEYLSAINEANYVIAQASAAMDENDRFTDELVSVRHHNEFSLKPPAEIQYMDVSAKQVVSVAAAMIPFLEHDDANRALMGSNMQRQAVPTLRADKPLVGTGMERTVARDSGVCVVAKRGGVIERVDASRVVVRVRDEEVETGDAGVDIYNLTKYTRSNQNTCINQRPIVKTGDMVMRGDILADGPSVDLGELALGQNMRIAFMPWNGYNFEDSILISERVVQEDRFTTIHIQELTCIARDTKLGSEEITADIPNVGESALNKLDESGIVYIGAEVGAGDILVGKVTPKGEAQLTPEEKLLRAIFGEKASDVKDTSLRAPSGTRGTVIDVQVFTRDGLQKDQRSIDIEKAQLDEVRKDLNEEYRIVEGATFERLQAALDGQKVAGGKGVKKGDVLSADVLANLPREDWFKLRMAEESLNEQLEKAEAQLKERRKLLDEAFEDKKKKLESGDDLAPGVLKIVKVYLAIKRRIQPGDKMAGRHGNKGVISVIKPVEDMPYDENGEPVDIVLNPLGVPSRMNVGQVLEMHLGMAAKGLGVKIDRMLKEQQEIAKVRGFLGEVYNSTGGRVEELDQLTDQEVLAMAENLRKGVPMATPVFDGADEPEIKTLLRLADIPDSGQITLHDGRTGDAFERPVTVGYMYMLKLNHLVDDKMHARSTGSYSLVTQQPLGGKAQFGGQRFGEMEVWALEAYGAAYTLQEMLTVKSDDVEGRTKMYKNIVDSDHRMEPGMPESFNVLVKEIRSLGMNFELEHE